A genomic window from Periweissella cryptocerci includes:
- a CDS encoding ABC transporter permease subunit codes for MNDVTAKKKFNIGEFLGKLGPVLALVFLVLIVTVMNPSFLEFNNILNLLRQVSINALIAFGMTFVILTAGIDLSVGSILAFTGAITAQMIVGGMPPAIALLIGVLLGGVLGAINGLIITVGGAAPFIATLATMTIFRGATYVFTNGNPITGSAMTNSFFFQVIGRGYFLGIPFPIVIMIVAFALLYLLLHKMSFGRKTYALGGNEKAAFVSGIKTKKVTILIYTISGIMAAVAGTILTSRLNSAQPDAGMSYEMDAIAAVVLGGTSLAGGKGRIFGTLIGALIIGTLNNGMNLLGISSFYQQIVKGIVIIIAVLIDRRKSK; via the coding sequence ATGAATGATGTAACAGCTAAAAAGAAATTTAATATCGGTGAATTCCTAGGTAAATTGGGGCCAGTCCTCGCATTGGTCTTCCTAGTCTTAATTGTGACAGTCATGAATCCCAGTTTTCTAGAATTTAATAATATTTTGAACTTATTACGGCAAGTTTCGATTAACGCGTTAATTGCCTTTGGGATGACGTTTGTGATTTTGACTGCCGGGATTGACCTGTCAGTTGGTTCAATTTTGGCCTTTACGGGGGCGATAACTGCGCAGATGATTGTTGGTGGGATGCCACCGGCCATTGCGTTATTGATTGGTGTTTTACTCGGTGGTGTTTTGGGGGCAATTAATGGCCTTATTATTACCGTTGGTGGTGCGGCGCCATTTATTGCTACATTAGCAACGATGACCATTTTCCGTGGGGCAACTTACGTGTTCACTAATGGTAATCCAATTACTGGCTCAGCCATGACGAACAGTTTTTTCTTTCAAGTAATCGGGCGTGGTTATTTCTTGGGAATTCCTTTCCCAATTGTGATTATGATTGTGGCCTTCGCGCTGTTGTACCTGTTACTACACAAAATGTCATTTGGGCGTAAAACGTATGCTTTGGGTGGTAATGAAAAAGCCGCGTTTGTTTCCGGTATTAAAACGAAAAAAGTGACAATCTTAATTTACACGATTTCAGGAATTATGGCTGCCGTAGCGGGAACGATTTTAACATCCCGTTTAAATTCAGCACAACCAGATGCTGGTATGTCATATGAAATGGATGCAATTGCTGCGGTTGTGTTAGGTGGTACTTCCTTAGCCGGTGGTAAAGGTCGAATTTTTGGAACGTTGATAGGGGCATTGATTATTGGAACTTTGAATAATGGGATGAACTTATTGGGAATTTCAAGTTTCTACCAACAAATTGTCAAAGGGATTGTGATTATTATTGCAGTCTTAATTGATCGTCGTAAATCAAAATAG
- a CDS encoding D-ribose ABC transporter substrate-binding protein: MVLLGGCAIVTLENPYQKADKVAKKSPKDIKVGVSLSTLSNPFFIAIKDGILNVAKENGSTVQVFDAQNDTAKQNNDVEDMIQKKVDVLIINPVDSSAISPEVKAANDAGIPVITVDRSSDAGKVLALVASDSREGGQMAADFMIKQLGKNAKIAELQGTPGASATRERGAGFDDAVKGKLKIVAKQTANFDRAKGLTTSENIIQGHADIKGMFSQNDEMALGAVQGLKGHEDVMIVGFDGSEDGIKAVKNGQMAATVAQQPDKMGELAIQAAYDYFADKSVPKDIKSPLELVVNKQYK; this comes from the coding sequence ATGGTCCTCTTAGGTGGCTGTGCCATCGTGACCTTGGAAAATCCGTACCAAAAAGCCGATAAGGTTGCTAAAAAAAGTCCTAAAGATATTAAAGTCGGGGTTTCACTCTCGACTTTGAGTAATCCATTCTTTATCGCGATTAAAGACGGTATCCTTAACGTGGCCAAAGAAAACGGTTCAACCGTACAAGTTTTCGATGCCCAAAACGATACTGCTAAACAAAATAACGATGTGGAAGACATGATTCAAAAGAAAGTTGATGTCTTAATTATTAATCCAGTTGATTCATCAGCAATTTCACCCGAAGTTAAAGCGGCCAATGATGCGGGAATTCCAGTAATTACCGTTGACCGGTCGTCTGATGCTGGGAAGGTCTTGGCACTTGTGGCTTCAGACTCACGTGAAGGTGGCCAGATGGCAGCGGACTTTATGATTAAGCAACTTGGTAAGAATGCCAAAATTGCTGAATTACAAGGGACGCCAGGTGCATCAGCGACCCGCGAACGTGGTGCAGGATTTGATGATGCCGTGAAGGGTAAATTGAAGATTGTTGCCAAACAAACAGCTAATTTTGATCGTGCTAAGGGTTTGACTACTTCTGAAAATATCATTCAAGGACACGCTGATATTAAAGGGATGTTCTCACAAAACGATGAGATGGCCTTAGGAGCAGTGCAAGGATTGAAGGGACATGAAGATGTTATGATTGTCGGCTTTGATGGTTCCGAAGATGGTATTAAGGCAGTTAAAAACGGTCAAATGGCGGCAACAGTTGCGCAACAACCTGATAAAATGGGTGAATTAGCAATTCAAGCGGCTTACGATTACTTTGCTGACAAGTCAGTACCAAAAGACATTAAGTCACCATTGGAGCTCGTGGTGAACAAGCAATATAAATAA
- a CDS encoding KH domain-containing protein — MNEQEMKNLITTLIVPLASKPEVIEIEINEGDRFVEFTAYVDRSDLGRLIGVGGVTVTAIRNLVYSARFEGAKRVRLSIEPRHA, encoded by the coding sequence ATGAATGAACAAGAAATGAAAAACTTAATAACAACGTTGATTGTACCTTTAGCTAGTAAGCCAGAGGTGATTGAAATCGAAATTAATGAAGGCGACCGTTTTGTTGAATTTACCGCATACGTTGATCGGAGTGACCTTGGGCGTTTAATCGGGGTCGGTGGCGTGACCGTGACGGCAATTCGGAACCTCGTGTACAGTGCGCGTTTTGAAGGCGCAAAGCGGGTCCGTTTATCAATTGAACCACGGCATGCTTAG
- the rimM gene encoding ribosome maturation factor RimM (Essential for efficient processing of 16S rRNA): protein MDFFKVGTIVNTHGIRGEVRVIATTDFPEDRFQKGNMIYIDNKEHTALEIQTVRYHKQFVLLSFKDKQNINDIEKYKGMDISVSEEELQDLDEGEYYYKDIIGANVVTEDGQAVGTVSEIFETGANDVWVVKRAGKEDLLLPMIDDVIKSVDIDAQEVVIDLLEGLDD, encoded by the coding sequence GTGGATTTTTTTAAAGTAGGGACAATCGTGAACACGCACGGCATTCGTGGTGAAGTGCGGGTCATTGCGACGACGGACTTCCCAGAAGACCGTTTCCAAAAAGGCAACATGATTTACATCGATAACAAGGAACACACGGCGTTGGAAATCCAAACGGTGCGTTACCACAAGCAATTTGTCTTGCTGTCATTTAAAGACAAGCAAAACATCAATGATATTGAAAAGTACAAGGGTATGGATATTTCGGTATCTGAAGAAGAATTGCAAGACTTGGACGAAGGTGAATACTATTACAAGGATATTATTGGCGCCAACGTGGTGACTGAAGATGGTCAAGCCGTTGGGACAGTTAGTGAAATTTTTGAAACTGGTGCTAACGATGTTTGGGTAGTTAAACGCGCTGGCAAGGAAGATTTGTTGTTGCCAATGATTGACGATGTAATCAAGAGTGTTGACATTGACGCCCAAGAAGTTGTGATTGATTTGCTAGAAGGGTTGGATGATTAA
- the trmD gene encoding tRNA (guanosine(37)-N1)-methyltransferase TrmD translates to MRIDVLSIFPNMFKPMTESIIGKAVESGKLDFGVTDFRDYTDNKHNNVDDTIYGGGAGMLLMPQPIFDAMDHIEQEAGSRGRVILLDPAGVPFTQKVAEDLSQEEHLTFIAGHYEGYDERIRELVTDEISLGDYVLTGGELGAMVIIDATVRLIPEVLGNEESAPGDSFSTGLLEYPQYTRPADFRGRKVPEVLTSGNHGKIAEWRMKESLRRTLTRRPDLLEDIELTKEQKKLLAEVKAELAE, encoded by the coding sequence ATGCGGATTGATGTCTTAAGTATTTTTCCCAATATGTTCAAACCAATGACGGAATCAATCATTGGTAAAGCCGTTGAAAGCGGTAAGCTGGATTTTGGTGTGACGGATTTTCGTGATTACACGGATAACAAGCACAACAACGTCGATGATACGATTTACGGTGGTGGTGCGGGGATGTTGTTGATGCCCCAACCAATTTTTGATGCGATGGATCATATCGAACAAGAAGCTGGCAGTCGTGGACGCGTGATTTTGCTGGATCCTGCTGGTGTGCCTTTTACCCAAAAAGTGGCCGAAGACTTGAGCCAAGAAGAACATTTGACGTTTATTGCTGGCCACTACGAAGGCTACGATGAACGGATTCGTGAATTGGTAACGGATGAAATTTCACTAGGTGACTACGTGTTAACTGGTGGTGAACTCGGTGCGATGGTTATCATTGATGCGACGGTGCGATTGATTCCAGAAGTGTTGGGTAACGAAGAATCTGCGCCTGGCGATTCATTTTCAACGGGATTGTTGGAATACCCCCAATACACACGCCCTGCGGATTTCCGTGGTCGCAAAGTTCCAGAAGTATTGACGAGTGGTAACCACGGTAAAATTGCGGAATGGCGGATGAAAGAATCATTGCGCCGGACGTTAACGCGTCGCCCTGATTTGTTGGAAGACATTGAGTTAACCAAGGAACAAAAGAAATTGCTCGCGGAAGTGAAAGCTGAGTTAGCTGAATAA
- a CDS encoding aspartate kinase, with protein MKVVKFGGSSLADGPHLAQVIQIMVQDPERQVLVVSAPGKRTSDDTKITDLLIQYANAPTDPNIQNNIINRYWEIAAYFDLPAEKFSRISDGVIALATQQFSTSAYQLAAFKAHGEKLNAMLIALILNHLGKPAIYADPKALGIMVTGSAAAASVSEFTYQNISRFPFKNEYLVVPGFYGYDSQNQIATFARGGSDITGSIVARGLQADLYENFTDVDAIYSANPNIVANPQPISTMSYKEMRELAYAGFQVFNDEAIIPAIQGNVRINVKNTNHPEAPGTLIVPDQDLVIEHEITGVANSNRFAALYLHRYLLNKEAGFTLKILQILFKYDVSYEHMPSGIDDLTIIFDKTQLTAETAANIMQEIQDAVKPDVLEWLDDYAIIMVVGEGMRAKVGVVDHIIAPLAANNIGVQMLNQGASRISVMIGVKQELAEAAVRAIYAANFPAN; from the coding sequence ATGAAAGTTGTAAAGTTTGGTGGGAGCTCCTTAGCTGACGGCCCGCACTTAGCACAAGTAATCCAGATTATGGTCCAAGATCCTGAGCGGCAAGTTCTAGTCGTCTCGGCACCCGGCAAACGGACAAGTGATGACACCAAAATCACCGATTTATTGATTCAATACGCCAACGCACCAACTGACCCAAACATCCAAAATAACATCATCAATCGCTACTGGGAAATAGCCGCCTACTTCGACCTTCCCGCTGAAAAATTCAGCCGCATTAGTGATGGTGTCATTGCTTTAGCTACCCAGCAATTCTCAACATCCGCCTATCAACTAGCCGCCTTTAAAGCCCACGGTGAAAAGCTTAACGCCATGCTGATTGCCCTGATTTTAAACCACCTCGGCAAGCCCGCAATTTATGCTGATCCAAAGGCCCTTGGTATCATGGTAACAGGCTCAGCGGCCGCGGCTTCGGTCAGTGAATTTACATACCAAAATATTTCCCGCTTTCCCTTCAAAAATGAATACCTAGTTGTCCCAGGATTTTATGGCTATGATTCACAAAATCAGATTGCAACCTTTGCACGTGGTGGCTCCGATATTACCGGTTCAATCGTGGCACGTGGACTGCAAGCGGACTTGTATGAGAACTTCACCGATGTGGACGCCATCTATTCCGCGAACCCCAATATTGTCGCCAATCCCCAACCAATCAGCACGATGAGTTACAAAGAAATGCGGGAATTAGCCTACGCGGGCTTTCAAGTCTTTAACGACGAAGCGATTATTCCCGCAATTCAAGGTAATGTGCGCATCAATGTGAAGAACACCAACCACCCGGAGGCTCCCGGAACACTAATTGTGCCCGACCAAGACCTCGTCATTGAACACGAAATCACGGGGGTTGCCAATTCAAACCGTTTCGCCGCGCTGTATTTACACCGTTATCTCTTGAACAAGGAAGCCGGCTTCACGCTTAAGATCCTCCAAATTCTGTTCAAATACGATGTCAGCTACGAACACATGCCTTCCGGGATTGATGATTTAACCATTATCTTTGATAAAACCCAATTAACCGCTGAAACCGCCGCCAATATCATGCAAGAAATCCAGGACGCCGTAAAACCAGACGTCTTGGAATGGCTCGATGACTACGCAATCATCATGGTTGTCGGCGAAGGCATGCGCGCCAAAGTCGGCGTCGTTGACCACATTATTGCCCCCTTAGCCGCCAACAACATCGGCGTCCAAATGCTCAACCAAGGTGCCTCGCGCATTTCAGTAATGATTGGTGTCAAACAAGAACTCGCCGAAGCAGCAGTCCGCGCAATTTACGCGGCCAATTTTCCAGCAAATTAA